ATTACTGCCCGCACCAAGTACTCGATTCGCTGTTCCAGTGTTATATTCTCGCTCCTAGTCATTGCCAAGTTATCCAGAATCTGAGCGGCCTGGGCATGATGCCCGTTCTTTTCGTAATATTTCCACAGTAAATCAATGAGAATGACATTCTCCGCGTTTCTCGATACGCTGCGTCGCAGGAACTCGCCCAGCGATGGCTCCACAACTTCCAATAGTTCACTCAACATTTCGTGGGCCAGAAGCCATTCGTATAGGGTGACATGTATTAAAGGGTCTTTGATTTGAAGAGTTTGTGACACAATTTTCTGGATCGTTTGCTTCGTAGAACTCTTTGTAGATGGAACACTTTTGGGTTGAATGTGAGATTGCGCTTGTTCCTGCAtagtttttttattgcaaGATGTTTGGTACACATGGTCCAGCATCATTTGGACTTCTTTGTAGTAATTCATTCTGCAAAAAATAatggtattttaattttaagggTTTCAACTAGTAAGAGGTTTAAACTCACCTTGTGGCATAGCAAGTGTAGCCCTCGCGATCCTCTGTGGGCTCGCCGTTATTATAGAAGTGTATACCCACTTCTTCGGGGTCGCTTTTGGCTGCACATACGGCTGTAAGTTCGACAACCCCTTCAAAGAAGTCCGCGGAAATAAATTGTTGACAAATACTGTGCAGTGGAAGAGTTGGAGCAGCTTCCTTGCATATGTGCAGAGTGGTGCGCAAGCATTGCTCCTTTTCGCTTCGGGAAGTGGAATTCTTAGCGGTCATTAGAAGCTCGGTGGCCTTGGACGTCACAGCGTCTTCGTGTCTATAGAGATTGGGGCATTTGTCGCGCAATTTGGCTGATACGTCGCTCACACCCGCCTTGTCCTTGAGGTATAGatttattaaagaaataatcaaaaatgcGCACACCTCTGACCGGGTCAGGAAGAGGTCACGGAAAGAGCAACACTTCAACATCTTTTTCTGCTCGGGGCTAAGTTGCAGGCATATCTGCTGGAACGGATGGTGGGTTAAGATACTCCAAAGTGATATAACCTCGCAGGCGTGTTCTGTAAGGAAGTGCTTAGTTAGAGAATTGAATTACGAATCTTAACTTAGAACCTTACTTATAAACAGATTGAGGGACGAGAGGGATCGCTTCTCTTCCACCTGAGCCTGCTCGCTCAAATTTCTTTGTTCTGTAAGGGGCATGTGGCTGTTGTTTATTAAGATGTTACTGTACCCGCTGGTCCGATCTATATGGCTTTCAAACGGGGCACGATTCGAAGCTATAAACAAGCATATCATATTATTTGTTGATACAAAATGGTTTATGCCTGTGGCAACTTACTGGAAATATCATGAACCGAGTGAGCTTCCAAGAAACTCCGCAAGGCTAGTAGATCACAAAGCAAACCATCACAATCCTGCACTTGCAGTTTGGAGCAAAAGTTATCATCCACGCAACGCATTTGCCAAATGGGACGCAGCATCCTGCCAACGTACAGGTACAATCCGTCGTGTTTGGCAGAG
The DNA window shown above is from Drosophila bipectinata strain 14024-0381.07 unplaced genomic scaffold, DbipHiC1v2 scaffold_302, whole genome shotgun sequence and carries:
- the LOC138927545 gene encoding nuclear pore complex protein Nup154-like, which encodes MFFHSKNQREACVTALLLATSERYRGGEIHLWATQAFMLYGGEPCFQHQKFASANNRNVANQTLGPSPNVSVARDRLPMYMSTPMPNTGAAGNSFPASQYNVPLSPIGINQQTQQPSVNNENSPIIFSAKHDGLYLYVGRMLRPIWQMRCVDDNFCSKLQVQDCDGLLCDLLALRSFLEAHSVHDISTSNRAPFESHIDRTSGYSNILINNSHMPLTEQRNLSEQAQVEEKRSLSSLNLFIKHACEVISLWSILTHHPFQQICLQLSPEQKKMLKCCSFRDLFLTRSEVCAFLIISLINLYLKDKAGVSDVSAKLRDKCPNLYRHEDAVTSKATELLMTAKNSTSRSEKEQCLRTTLHICKEAAPTLPLHSICQQFISADFFEGVVELTAVCAAKSDPEEVGIHFYNNGEPTEDREGYTCYATRMNYYKEVQMMLDHVYQTSCNKKTMQEQAQSHIQPKSVPSTKSSTKQTIQKIVSQTLQIKDPLIHVTLYEWLLAHEMLSELLEVVEPSLGEFLRRSVSRNAENVILIDLLWKYYEKNGHHAQAAQILDNLAMTRSENITLEQRIEYLVRAVMCMRNGNVGSSITNGIFLKELEDKLDIARVQKGVLADMRALASRNIEAASAVKELNFALYDITQLYQHFAEPFNLWECQLSILNCSHHNDPLLIESVWGNIINSIVEEPGTTHERSVRLFTKMELLVREYGESGACFPFAFLIRELEIKACQLKLPEGIVPEKLVTMNLDVELLLEYYSRMISMNERVWANEGNEWHLIQSAIRVVSLLADNAQTIWYRSKRRIIGKAQDIVAGCLNICYQKPDTNRLQHSLKELQSRLQRLLI